From the genome of Streptacidiphilus rugosus AM-16, one region includes:
- a CDS encoding metallophosphoesterase family protein has product MKRATKISAVAAGLAVLAVTGTAVADSRRSDNDWPYAAHHSEAQTYTLAAVGDIACEPDDDENASTPAALKCGSATLGGMSAEFATAGQATSMHPDAVALLGDEQYQVGKLTDFEQSFEQAWGGLKMLERPAPGNHEYYPYAKKGDNEAGQNGVGYFGYFNGHNQVGAPATQGQAGDDTADRQGWYSYDLGNWHIISLNAECGSDAFNHDCSTTDGGLLAQETTWLSNDLAANSRPCTIAYWHQPTFSATTASTATVPASAVGAGGAEGAAADAWWKLLYQNHATLILNGHEHAYARLRPMNPAGESDPKHGIPEFIIGSGGEALDSLAGTPGNYDNPNVVTAQAGAFGVMKFTLKAHGYSWDYAPALAGPGFDSSALQYRDTGSGSCK; this is encoded by the coding sequence ATGAAGCGCGCCACCAAGATCTCCGCCGTAGCCGCCGGACTGGCCGTCCTGGCCGTCACGGGCACGGCCGTCGCCGACAGTCGTCGCAGCGACAACGACTGGCCCTATGCCGCCCACCACAGCGAGGCCCAGACCTACACCCTGGCCGCGGTCGGCGACATCGCCTGTGAGCCCGACGACGACGAGAACGCGTCCACCCCGGCCGCGCTCAAGTGCGGCAGCGCCACGCTGGGCGGCATGAGCGCCGAGTTCGCGACCGCCGGGCAGGCCACGAGCATGCACCCCGATGCGGTGGCGCTGCTGGGCGACGAGCAGTACCAGGTGGGCAAGCTGACCGACTTCGAGCAGTCCTTCGAGCAGGCGTGGGGCGGCCTGAAGATGCTCGAGCGTCCGGCGCCGGGCAACCACGAGTACTACCCGTACGCCAAGAAGGGCGACAACGAGGCGGGCCAGAACGGCGTCGGCTACTTCGGCTACTTCAACGGCCACAACCAGGTCGGCGCGCCGGCCACCCAGGGCCAGGCCGGCGACGACACCGCCGACCGGCAGGGGTGGTACTCCTACGACCTCGGCAACTGGCACATCATCTCGCTCAACGCCGAGTGCGGCTCGGACGCGTTCAACCACGACTGCTCCACCACGGACGGTGGCCTCCTGGCCCAGGAGACCACCTGGCTCTCCAACGACCTGGCCGCCAACTCGCGTCCGTGCACCATCGCGTACTGGCACCAGCCGACCTTCAGCGCCACCACGGCCTCGACCGCCACCGTCCCCGCCTCCGCGGTGGGCGCGGGCGGCGCCGAGGGCGCCGCGGCCGACGCCTGGTGGAAGCTGCTGTACCAGAACCACGCCACGCTCATCCTCAACGGCCACGAGCACGCGTACGCGCGGCTGCGCCCGATGAACCCGGCCGGCGAGTCGGACCCGAAGCACGGCATCCCCGAGTTCATCATCGGCTCCGGCGGCGAGGCCCTGGACTCCCTCGCCGGCACGCCGGGCAACTACGACAACCCCAACGTGGTCACCGCCCAGGCGGGCGCCTTCGGCGTCATGAAGTTCACGCTCAAGGCCCACGGCTACAGCTGGGACTACGCGCCCGCGCTGGCCGGTCCCGGCTTCGACAGTTCGGCGCTGCAGTACCGCGACACCGGCAGCGGCAGCTGCAAGTAG
- a CDS encoding class I SAM-dependent methyltransferase — translation MRTIVNTAQSEAWNGDEGRYWSDHHDRWNAVNEGFNPLLLAAAAIGPADRVLDVGCGVGQTTRLAAATAFRGSVLGLDLSAPMLARARALAAEEGLDRIVFEQGDAQVHPLPSAAFDAAISRFGIMFFADPVAAFGNVGRALRPGGRLAFVCMSDPARTEWVQVYGAVRAALPLPSPEEAGTEGPGMFSLADPEVIREVLDAAGFAEVRTEPVEADGDFGRDADAAADLLLGSGPGRHLVGLLDSAGDPDAAGRARVALSSALAGYQRPEGVRLRTAAHLVTARRR, via the coding sequence ATGCGCACGATCGTCAACACCGCACAGTCCGAGGCCTGGAACGGCGACGAGGGCCGCTACTGGAGCGACCACCACGACCGCTGGAACGCGGTCAACGAAGGCTTCAACCCGCTGCTGCTCGCGGCGGCCGCGATCGGCCCCGCGGACCGGGTCCTCGACGTCGGCTGCGGCGTCGGCCAGACCACCCGCCTGGCCGCCGCGACCGCCTTCCGGGGCTCCGTCCTGGGCCTGGACCTCTCCGCTCCCATGCTGGCCAGAGCCCGCGCCCTGGCCGCCGAGGAGGGCCTGGACCGGATCGTCTTCGAGCAGGGGGACGCCCAGGTCCACCCGCTCCCGAGCGCCGCCTTCGACGCCGCGATCAGCCGTTTCGGAATCATGTTCTTCGCGGATCCGGTCGCCGCGTTCGGCAACGTCGGCCGCGCCCTGCGCCCCGGCGGCCGCCTCGCCTTCGTCTGCATGTCGGACCCGGCCCGCACCGAATGGGTCCAGGTGTACGGCGCGGTGCGTGCCGCCCTGCCGCTTCCCTCGCCGGAGGAGGCCGGGACGGAGGGTCCGGGGATGTTCTCCCTCGCCGACCCCGAGGTGATCCGCGAGGTCCTCGACGCGGCCGGCTTCGCCGAGGTGCGCACCGAGCCCGTCGAGGCCGACGGCGACTTCGGGCGCGACGCCGACGCCGCGGCCGACCTGCTGCTGGGCTCCGGCCCCGGCCGGCACCTGGTGGGCCTGCTCGACTCCGCGGGCGACCCCGACGCCGCCGGGCGGGCCAGGGTCGCCCTGTCGTCCGCCCTGGCCGGGTACCAGCGCCCCGAAGGCGTCCGCCTCCGCACCGCCGCCCACCTGGTGACCGCCCGTCGGCGTTGA
- a CDS encoding TetR/AcrR family transcriptional regulator, with protein sequence MSPRGVAIPDARERLFAAAERVLAREGPAGLTNRAVTEEAGCAKGLLYNHFADLDDFVARLVLDRFERIAAQVGPLPEQAGRGDVRENLAEAALTLLGANGPAIAAAAVSRNGVAERVRQAWAEGAPGPGAVEDAMARYLAAEQRLGRIPADTDGAMLALALAGTVHHLLMHDSAQPADRQALIRRLVAALVPPPLGSGAPG encoded by the coding sequence ATGTCACCGCGTGGCGTAGCCATCCCCGATGCCAGGGAGCGGCTCTTCGCCGCGGCCGAGCGCGTGCTCGCCAGGGAGGGGCCGGCCGGGCTGACCAACCGGGCCGTCACCGAGGAGGCCGGGTGCGCCAAGGGCCTGCTCTACAACCACTTCGCCGACCTGGACGACTTCGTCGCCCGACTCGTCCTCGACCGCTTCGAGCGGATCGCCGCCCAGGTCGGCCCGCTGCCCGAGCAGGCGGGCCGGGGGGACGTCAGGGAGAACCTGGCCGAGGCGGCGCTCACCCTGCTCGGCGCGAACGGCCCGGCGATCGCCGCGGCCGCGGTGTCCCGGAACGGCGTGGCCGAACGGGTACGGCAGGCGTGGGCCGAGGGCGCCCCGGGACCGGGCGCGGTTGAGGACGCGATGGCCAGGTATCTGGCGGCCGAACAGCGGCTGGGCCGGATTCCCGCGGACACGGACGGCGCGATGCTGGCGCTGGCTCTCGCGGGGACCGTCCACCATCTGCTGATGCACGACAGCGCCCAGCCGGCCGACCGGCAGGCGCTGATCCGCCGCCTGGTCGCCGCGCTGGTGCCGCCGCCGCTCGGGTCCGGCGCGCCCGGCTGA